The genomic DNA TTTCGTAAGAAGGCATTGGTTCTAACTTCACTTTTTGTCCCGTACGCACGGCTTTGTCAGCCATACGATCCGCAAGTTGCTCTAATGACTGCTCGCGTCGTTCTCGGTAGTCACCTACATCGACACGAACGACCTTAAATTGATTTGCGGCTTTATTGGCCACCAGCTGGGCTAATTGTTGCAATGCATTTAGTGTTTGTCCACGTTTTCCTATTAAAAATGCGGCTTTGTCACTTTCTAATTGAAAGATCACATACTTGCCCTTTGTTTCATGGCTCACTTGCAGATCACTAATACCCATACCCTCTGCAACCATTCGCAAATACTGTTCTGTTTCCAAAATTGCTGCTTCATCAGACAGTCCTTCAACTCGGACTTCCTCTTGTTGTGCAACAGCTCCAGCAATCTCATCTACCAAAACAGTTTCAAGCTCTTGAAGTGGTTCGCTTTCCGCTACTACTTCAAGTTTTTCAGGGACGGAAGGTTCCTCTACATCTATAACAGTAACAGTTACTTCAGCTTCTTTCGCACCGAAACCGAGAAATCCTTTTTTCCCTTGATTGATCACTTCGACTTCCACTTCTTCACATGTTACGCCAAGTGCTGCTAATGCTGACGAGATCGCCAATTCAACTGTGGCTCCCCTTCGCGTCATCCTTGTCATTTTCGTTTTCCTCCTACTTTTACAGGTTCCACTTCTTTTTTCTTAAATGGTTTGTAAATGAAGATATTTTGAATGATTGAGATGA from Sporosarcina sp. FSL K6-1522 includes the following:
- the jag gene encoding RNA-binding cell elongation regulator Jag/EloR, which translates into the protein MTRMTRRGATVELAISSALAALGVTCEEVEVEVINQGKKGFLGFGAKEAEVTVTVIDVEEPSVPEKLEVVAESEPLQELETVLVDEIAGAVAQQEEVRVEGLSDEAAILETEQYLRMVAEGMGISDLQVSHETKGKYVIFQLESDKAAFLIGKRGQTLNALQQLAQLVANKAANQFKVVRVDVGDYRERREQSLEQLADRMADKAVRTGQKVKLEPMPSYERKVIHNALSNRLDIETYSEGADPHRYLVIESIR